The following are encoded together in the Silurus meridionalis isolate SWU-2019-XX chromosome 2, ASM1480568v1, whole genome shotgun sequence genome:
- the calhm3 gene encoding calcium homeostasis modulator protein 3, with the protein MDRLKVVLQYFQSNSESISNGICAMLALVSVKLYTSFDFNCPCLPQYNKMYALGVMFVPPIILFFLGILVNRHTGVMMEEWTRPPGMRAKNPAVVKYLFSAMMQRAMLAPMVWILVSLLDGKCFICAFSMSVDPKHFSGFPNDTGLDQIRIMAKVPCKEDSIFKDNAFRKAVSRYVRCYSQAIGWSILLCLIFLGAVARVIKPCFNYATFLQTRYWSNYLDVEAKLFDETCVHHAREFARRCVVQFFESIEDNEVLRMPLSPNLRFKNSQNENEEEDERLHGVTSKDQVDHLLESWFQCRPELDVTKMVYRPTKCISWEDPNGHILYSDV; encoded by the exons ATGGATCGCTTAAAGGTAGTTTTGCAGTATTTTCAGTCGAACTCCGAGTCTATTTCTAATGGTATATGCGCAATGCTGGCTCTGGTAAGCGTGAAGCTCTACACGAGCTTTGACTTTAACTGCCCGTGTCTGCCGCAGTACAATAAAATGTACGCACTCGGTGTGATGTTTGTTCCGCCGATTATTCTCTTCTTTCTCGGTATTTTGGTTAACCGGCATACCGGAGTGATGATGGAGGAATGGACCAGACCCCCAGGCATGAGGGCCAAAAATCCAGCAGTTGTCAA GTACTTGTTTTCAGCTATGATGCAGAGGGCTATGTTGGCTCCCATGGTGTGGATCCTGGTATCTTTACTGGATGGAAAGTGTTTCATTTGTGCCTTCAGCATGAGTGTGGACCCTAAACACTTCAGTGGATTCCCCAATGACACCGGTCTGGATCAGATCAGGATCATGGCGAAGGTGCCCTGTAAGGAAGACAGCATCTTTAAAGACAACGCTTTCCGCAAAGCTGTCTCACGCTATGTGCGATGTTACTCTCAA GCAATAGGTTGGTCCATCCTGCTGTGCCTTATTTTTCTGGGTGCAGTGGCTCGAGTGATTAAACCCTGCTTCAATTATGCCACCTTTCTCCAAACACGTTACTGGAGCAATTACCTGGATGTTGAAGCAAAGCTTTTTGATGAGACTTGTGTCCATCATGCCAGAGAGTTTGCCAGAAGATGTGTAGTGCAATTCTTTGAGAGTATTGAAGACAACGAGGTTCTCAGGATGCCACTTTCCCCCAACCTCAGATTCAAGAACAGCCAAAATGAGAATGAGGAAGAAGATGAGCGCCTCCACGGTGTGACCAGCAAGGATCAAGTGGATCACCTGCTTGAAAGTTGGTTTCAGTGCAGACCTGAGCTGGATGTGACCAAGATGGTGTATAGACCTACTAAATGCATTTCTTGGGAAGACCCTAATGGACATATACTTTACTCTGATGTGTGA
- the calhm1 gene encoding calcium homeostasis modulator protein 1, whose product MDKFRMMFQFLQANQESFMNGICGIMALASAQLYSTFEFTCPCLPEYNYAYGVGILIIPPLWFFMLGYVLNNNISVLTEEWKRPTGQRQKEPSVLRYMLCSMTQRALIAPSVWIAVTLMDGKSFLCAYSAKLDLSQFLNRSRVFMPDKDMERLLATIPCKNIFNASDIINGEAASRYIRVMSQACGWAFLMLMTFVAFLIRAIRPCFTQAIFLKTKYWSHYIDTERRLFDETCKEHAKSFAKVCIQQYFESISGEMMLPKMIVKDKDEKDKGNNDEKPLSEEEKLLGIREKDDMNRVLWNWHTCKPALSIHKYGKDENTHEKSNSPVHLNGYHRPRSMNECTAYYSKV is encoded by the exons ATGGATAAGTTTCGGATGATGTTTCAGTTCCTACAAGCTAACCAGGAGTCTTTTATGAACGGTATTTGTGGAATCATGGCCCTGGCGAGCGCACAGCTCTATTCCACCTTCGAGTTCACCTGTCCGTGTCTGCCGGAGTATAATTACGCGTACGGGGTGGGAATTCTGATCATTCCTCCACTGTGGTTTTTTATGCTCGGGTACGTGCTGAATAATAACATCTCTGTGCTGACTGAGGAGTGGAAGAGACCCACAGGCCAGCGGCAGAAAGAACCGTCTGTGCTGCGCTACATGCTCTGCTCCATGACCCAGCGCGCGCTCATCGCTCCCTCCGTGTGGATCGCAGTCACACTGATGGACGGAAAGAGCTTCTTGTGTGCCTACAGCGCTAAGCTCGATCTGAGCCAATTCCTGAACCGGAGCCGCGTGTTCATGCCCGATAAAGACATGGAGAGACTGCTGGCCACTATTCCCTGCAAAAATATCTTCAACGCAAGTGATATCATCAACGGGGAGGCAGCATCCAGGTACATTCGGGTTATGTCGCAG GCCTGCGGCTGGGCATTTTTAATGCTGATGACTTTTGTGGCCTTTCTGATAAGAGCAATCAGACCTTGCTTCACTCAAGCCATCTTTCTGAAAACCAAATACTGGTCCCATTACATCGATACAGAACGCAGGCTCTTCGATGAGACATGCAAAGAGCATGCCAAAAGTTTCGCTAAGGTCTGCATTCAACAATATTTTGAGAGCATCAGTGGTGAAATGATGTTGCCCAAGATGATTGTGAAGGACAAGGATGAAAAAGATAAAGGCAACAATGATGAAAAGCCTCTGAGTGAAGAAGAGAAGCTCCTAGGGATTCGTGAAAAGGACGACATGAATAGAGTTCTGTGGAACTGGCATACCTGTAAACCTGCACTTAGCATACATAAGTATGGAAAAGATGAAAACACTCACGAGAAGTCAAATTCCCCAGTTCACTTAAATGGTTATCACAGGCCGAGGTCCATGAATGAATGCACTGCGTATTATTCCAAGGTCTGA
- the LOC124396213 gene encoding inositol 1,4,5-trisphosphate receptor-interacting protein — MQGYIARVCVFVAAAILNHPLLFPKENTTIPEEEHDVLARMKEHEERLQAEHERLEQEISKADEEVTNSSIDYYGWYFWSTLSLVIFFTIEVCRQDMISGDAPDHIEDNEAYTNGGFVSPKNLIFDKSVLSNLCETNFKSFVHECGRVQEFVEGFADDLLEAFRSICDREFDMELEDFIGVGSMFESWRVYKPFMSDIIVPFVIPEPYHFQFELWCGESSNIPLDMQGCGRIKLVKIGENCPDCLSGNTALDDDMLCLLHNKKHNNKADDHALEELLCSRNTAYLSKDQFMKWFQISVTRAWGRISHKYEFELTFRNLDFPGALKVRFKSGKVVVLNITPAIQLEDTHAYFISYFPSDTSNTTDVYWHISFSVYERNLLKHMAKKLPRNSCHLRCLQLVSFLHKKQSGLGGKSGLTNYHLKTAFLHLLLSKSPTSWRPLNLDQRLRDLLAFLQKSLQEKRLTHIIIGNPLVPLEIGVPAIFQVAEPINLFRPLVLQRQVYANIVENFEEMLRNAPVLIREYTSHSANGGLNSAIDNNLRGSTSVVETTRT; from the coding sequence ATGCAGGGGTATATAGCAcgggtttgtgtgtttgtggcagCTGCTATTCTCAACCACCCACTGCTTTTCCCAAAGGAGAACACTACAATCCCCGAAGAGGAACATGACGTTTTGGCCCGAATGAAGGAGCATGAAGAGAGACTGCAAGCAGAACATGAACGCCTTGAACAAGAGATCTCAAAGGCAGATGAAGAAGTGACAAACTCTAGCATTGACTACTATGGTTGGTACTTCTGGAGCACACTttctcttgtcattttttttactattgaaGTTTGTAGACAGGACATGATCTCTGGTGATGCACCTGACCATATTGAAGATAATGAAGCGTACACCAATGGTGGATTTGTCAGTCCTAAGAATCTGATTTTCGACAAAAGTGTCCTAAGCAACCTTTGTGAGACcaactttaaatcatttgtccATGAGTGTGGGAGAGTGCAGGAGTTTGTTGAAGGCTTTGCAGATGACCTTCTGGAAGCTTTTAGGAGCATTTGTGACCGTGAGTTTGACATGGAACTTGAGGACTTTATTGGAGTGGGCAGCATGTTTGAGTCCTGGAGAGTGTATAAGCCTTTTATGTCTGACATCATTGTGCCATTTGTAATACCAGAACCATACCACTTTCAGTTTGAGCTTTGGTGTGGTGAATCGTCTAACATCCCTTTGGACATGCAAGGATGTGGGAGGATTAAGTTGGTAAAGATTGGTGAGAATTGCCCAGACTGCCTCTCTGGCAATACCGCACTTGATGATGATATGCTCTGCCTGctacacaacaaaaaacacaataacaaagcCGATGACCATGCTTTGGAAGAACTGCTCTGCTCAAGAAACACTGCTTATCTGTCTAAAGATCAGTTCATGAAATGGTTCCAGATCTCAGTGACCAGAGCATGGGGGCGAATCTCGCACAAATATGAGTTTGAGCTCACTTTCCGAAACCTAGATTTCCCTGGTGCCTTGAAGGTCAGGTTCAAGTCAGGAAAGGTTGTTGTTTTAAACATCACACCTGCTATTCAACTTGAAGACACACATGCATACTTTATCTCTTATTTTCCTTCAGACACCAGTAACACCACAGATGTCTACTGGCATATCTCATTCTCTGTTTATGAAAGAAACTTGCTCAAACACATGGCAAAGAAACTTCCAAGAAACTCTTGTCATCTCCGATGCCTACAGCTCGTTTCATTCTTGCACAAAAAACAGTCAGGTCTAGGAGGTAAAAGTGGCCTTACAAACTACCATCTAAAAACTGCATTCTTGCATCTACTATTGAGTAAATCTCCTACATCATGGAGACCGCTAAACCTGGACCAGAGATTGCGGGATTTGTTGGCTTTTCTACAAAAAAGCCTACAGGAAAAGAGGCTAACTCACATTATCATTGGGAATCCACTTGTTCCACTTGAAATTGGGGTTCCAGCAATATTTCAGGTTGCAGAACCAATAAACCTTTTCAGGCCTCTAGTGTTACAGAGGCAGGTCTATGCAAATATAGTGGAAAACTTTGAAGAGATGCTCAGAAATGCACCAGTGCTTATTCGAGAGTACACATCACACTCAGCCAACGGTGGACTCAATTCAGCCATTGACAACAACTTAAGAGGTTCCACATCAGTCGTGGAGACCACCAGAACATAA